From the Clostridium cagae genome, the window TAATTTTATCTTCATATTTTTTGTAATCTTCATCAGTCCACCAATTTTTTATTTTACCATTTTCATCAAACTTAGATCCATTATTATCAAAAGCATGAGTAATTTCATGGCCAATAATAACTCCTAATCCACCTAAATTTTTTTCTTTACTTTCATTTATATCATAGAACGGTTTTTGCAATATAGCTGCTGGAATTGTAATTTCATTAGACTCAGCATCATAATATGCGTTAACATCTTCTGGTGATATTTTATTAAATGACTTTTTAGCATTTACAGGTTTTTTATATGAAAACTTCTCTAAGTTTATTATATTTTCAAGAAATGAGCCACCTTCTTTATATGACTTTATTTCTAAATTTGAATAATCTGTCCATTCTTCTGGATAGCCTATATTTACTTTTATATTCTTTAACTTTTTAATAGCGTTATCTTTAGTGGAAGCACTCATCCACTCAAGGTTTTTAATTCTATTTGAATAAGTATTTATAATTTCTTCAGTAATATTTTTCACATCACTTTTTATCTCTTCACTAAAGACCTCTCCTACATATAATTTACTTAAAGCTGAATTGAAATTCTTTTTTACAAGTTCTTTAGTTTCATCTTCTAATGATATATTATCTATATCATATAATGATTTTTGTAAAGCTAAATATTCATTTCTAAAATTTTCACTTAAATATTTGCTTGCTGCAGAAATCATACAGACTTCAGTATAGTCTTTTATTACTTGCAAATTTTCTTCATTATAAATCTCATTTAATTTATCTAACCATTTAGGTTCAAATAAAATTACTTTATCTACATTTTCATAGCCAAGATTTTTTATTATATAAGATAAATCTAAATTATTTGAAAGTTCATTAATGTCACTGATTTTATAAGTTTTATAGTTATTTTCTTGATTATTATAATAATCTGCAAATTCATTAACACCTATAATAGATGATGCTAATTGATTTTCAAAGTAAAATAAATTACTAACTTTCTTATTTGCTTCTTCTCTAGAATATCCACTTAATATTAATATATTAATCAAATATTTTTCCATATTTTCTTTATTATTTTTAGTTTTATCTGTCTCATTTCTATATTGATCTGAATCTCCTAAAACTAATCTGGTTGATGAAATATATAGTGCATTGTTCTTATTATCATAAATATCGCTTCCCACACTAAAATTAATTAAATTGCTAAATATATTTATAGTCGGATCTCCTAATAATTTTGTAAGTTCATTTATATTTTTAGCTTCTTTTATTTTTTTTGTATATTTCTTTATAGGTTCTGCACCTTGATTATTTCTTTCTGAAATATTAATAGAATTATTATATAAATTTATTATCTTCTTTTCGTCTGTATTACTTAAATATTTATTTTCATGAATTAATAAATCATTAAATATTCTTTTTGTATCATTGTTAACCTTATCTTTTGTTTCAGTAAAAGTACTTTTAGCTTCCTCATCTTGTTTAAGTATTGATTTTTCTAGCCATTCCTTATTAACTGTTTCATAAAAATTATCTTGTAGTCTTATTTCATTATTACTCTGCGTAATTGCTTCACTTGCAAATACATCATAATTTATAAATGAATTTATAATAAATACAGATAATATTAAAGCTAATGTACGTGCTATTTTTTTATACTTTATCATATTAGTCCCCTTCACATTTTATATTATATGTTAATTATATAAAAAACATCTGCTTAATAATAGCATTATTAAACAGATGTTTTTTATTTAAGTATAATTTAAGATAAAATTAATATTTGACTGTATATTAAAGATATTCTGATTACGCACTAAGTGAAGTTAAATTATACTTTGACTAAAAAAACTACTGTCATCTTCTTTTTTATTGTGTAGTTCTTAAATTTACTTTTTATCTGTTTATACATTATAATTTATCATTTGCAATTTGATATGCTTTTATAATACAAGAAAAAACACTTCTAAATATCATATTTTTCTATGCATTTTTTAGTATTATAATAAAATTATTCTGATATTTTATCACAATAATTATTTTTTAAATATTTTCCATTAATAAAATATGCATTTTCTACAAAAATCACTATTTTCATAAGTATGCATATTATATATATTGAGCAATCAAAATGAAAGGAAGAAAAAATTTATGTACAAAAAGGATGATTGCAACTTTAAATTAAAAGAGTATGCACGTGCATTTATATTACCTCAACCTTATGAAAATCTATTCACATGCAAAGAAGGTTTTACTAAAGGAACTATTTTTAAAGACCTTTATGAACCTTATGATGAAAAGAAAAAAAGTAAATGTTAAAGTGGGGTGATATTTTATGTATGAAAAAGATTTATTAGATAGTATAAGAATTTATCAATTTTGTGGTGTTGAGCTAAATTTATTCCTTGATAATTTTCCTGATAATGAGGATGCCAAAAAAGACTATGATACAGTATCAGCTAAATTAACTTGTTTAATTAATGAATATGAAAAAAATTTTAGTCCTTTAACTAATTTTGGTACTTCCTTTAAGGAAGATCCACGTTCTTGGATAGAAAAACCTTGGCCTTGGGAAAATGATGATTAGGAGGAATAAAAACTTATGTGGTATTATGTTAAAACATTGGAGCATCCAATAAATTTAAAATGTAAAGACCTTCAAATGGCAAAATATCTCGTGTCTCAATACGGTGGTCCTGACGGTGAGTTAAGTGCTGCTCTTAGATATTTAAACCAACGCTATACAATGCCTACTGGAAAATCCAAAGGCTTACTTACAGATATAGGTACAGAAGAAATGGCGCATGTAGAAATGCTTGCAACTATGATATATCAACTTATGGAAAATGCAACATTAGATGAACTTAAAGAAGCAGGGCTTGGTGGACATTACGTTGACCATGGCAAAGCATTATTCTATACAGATGCTACTGGAAATCCTTGGACTGCAACTTATATCCAAGCAAAAGGAGATGTAATTGCAGATTTACATGAAGATATGGCAGCAGAACAAAAAGCTAGAGCAACTTATGAACATTTAATTCAATTAACTGATGAACAAGATATTAAAGATGTTTTAAAATTCTTAAGAGAAAGAGAAGTTGTACACTATCAAAGATTTGGTGAAGCTTTAATGAATGTTCAAGATCATTTATGTAAGAAATAGTCTCTATTTAAAATTTAAATTTTATGCTCTATTTTAAATTATGTTTATATTACAATATCAACACACTTTTAAAATAATGCAAAATTTTTAAAACTTTTATAATTAAAATGAAGTTTAAAAATCTCTACAGTTTTATTTCTGTAGAGATTTTTAAGTTGTTTAATTAAAAATGTACTCCATTCCAATAAACACATTGTTTTACTATTGTCTTTTCTAGGAATTCTATTCCTTCTAATGCCCACTTTTTATATTCTTCAAATCCAACTCTATCTATGATATATCCTATATGCTCTTTACCACCTGGAGCACTTTTATCTATATACATATCCACAAATTTATAAGTATTTAATATTATTTTAATTATACTTTGTTCATCTGCCCAAATTAAGAAATCTTCAGCAAGACGTGGATTTCTCTTACCACTTCTACCCATTATAACTAATTTGTAATATTTTTCCTTGCTTCTTGTCCATGCACCAGTAGGACAATTTATAACACATTCTCCACATCCAATACATTTTTCTTCATTTCGTACTATCTTATAATTAACAGCTTTAAGTGCATCTACTGATTTTTTCTTACATGCTCTTACACATGCTCCACAGCTTACACATCTATCTTTATCATACTGTGGTTCAGTCATTCCTATTATTCCAAAATCATGCATTCTAGCTTTTATACAATCATTTGGACATCCTGTAAGTGCTACTTTAAAGTGCAGATCATTAGGGAATATTGCTTTTTCTATTCTTTTAGCAAAATTAGTTGTATTATAGTTTGCAAATGGGCAAACATTATTACCAATACATGCTGATACATTTCTAGTTCCAGCAGATGTATATCCCTTCCCTGGTATTTCTTGATTTATACCTAAGCTTTCTATAATTGGTTGTAGTAATTCATTTACTTTATCAATATCTTCATACTTTATTCCTGGTATTTCAAAACCTTGACGTGTTGTTATATGCACGCTTCCATTACCATATATTTGAGATATTTCTTGTATCTTGCCTAATAAATCTGCTTGTAAATGTCCTCCTGGAACTCTAACTCTAGAAGCAGTTAATCCCCTTACTTTAGTAACTCTAAAAGCATTTTTCTTGATTTTTTTTGTATTTAAATCCATAATTAATTCCTCCTAGTCCAGTAAAGACTTACCTTTTGAATAATTAAAAACAGGTCCATCCAAACAAATATACGTATCATCTATTTTACAGTGTCCACATTTTCCTATTCCACAGCACATTTTTCTTTCTTGAGAAATCCATATATTATTTTCTTCTATTCTAAGTTTTAAAAATCCTGCAACTGTAAACTTCATCATCATAGGTGGTCCAACTACAATAACAGCAACATTATTTAAATCTTTTATATCAAGTTCTGGTATATATTTAGTAACTAAACCTACTTTTCCATCATAGTTTTCATCAGCATTATCTACTGTAATAATAAGATTTATTTTCTCATCCCAGTCTTTTATATCTGATTTAAATAAAATGTCTTTAGGTGATTTAAATCCTGATATTAAAGTAAAACTATTTACTTCTTCTATATTATTTGAGAAATAATCAACTACACCTTTAACTGGAGATAATCCTGTTCCCCCTGCAACAATAATTAAATCTTTTCCTTTATATTCATTAATATTAAATCCATTTCCATAAGGACCTCTTAAATACAATTTATCGCCTACATAATTATTGAATATTTCATTAGTAACTTTTCCAACTCTTCTTATTGTTAAATCAACAGTATTTTCTCCAATACCACTTACTGAAATAGGTGCTTCTCCAAATTTAGGCAATGATACTTCAAAAAATTGTCCTGGTTTTACATCACCACAAAACTCCATTCTGAAAGTATATTCAACATCAGTATGTTTAATAACTTCCTTAATTTCTGATAAGAAAGGAATATATTCATTTTTACTCATTAGAAGACACCTCTTTCATTCCATTTTCTAATTTATTTACACAATTAGAGAAAGATATATATTCTGGACAAATATCATCACATCTACCGCATCCAACACACATGTGATATCCCCATTTCTTTTTATAATCATATACTTTGTGCATAACTTTAAATCTCATACGTTGTCCTTTGTCAGCTCTAAAAGTATGTCCACCCGCCATCTCAGTAAATCCATCTACTTGACATGAAGCCCATACTCTACGTCTTTCACCGACTTTTCCATTATCACTGTAGAATATATCTTGCATTGTATTACAAGTACAAGTTGGACAAACAAAATTACATCTACCACATGCAATACAACGAGCACTATAATCTTCCCACATTTTTGAATTTATAATATCTAATGAAAGATTTTCTGGCACTGACACTTTTTTATTATTTTCATTTACAAAATCGGGTTTAACTTCTATACTTTCACCAATTGAAAATAATTTTATAAATTCTTCCTCTTTAGCATCAACATATACTTTATCATCTACAATTTTTAGATATGCAGCATATTCGTCAGTTTTATTAGTTTCCATACTTACACAAAAACACTTTTCAAATGACTTTTCACATCCCATTAAAATAAACTTAGTCTTTTCTCTTAATCTTTTATAATAAAAATCTTCATACCCATTTTTTAAATAAATATCATCCATGCGTTTTATAGCGTGTAAATCACAACTTCTTAAAAAGATTACTGCACCTTTTTTAGTAGTGCTAGCTTCTTTCACCTCATCCTCTGTAAAGAAAAATAAAGTTTCAGATATCGGCAATAAAATTTCTTTAGATGAATACTCTGCTTTTCTATCAAAAACTATTTCATCTATATTTTCTACTTTTCCATATCTAACTCTATCTGTATCAGAATAAGTTCCTTCTCCTAAAAATAACTTAGGTGCATATATATCATATTCTGTTAATAAGTTATCAAATATATTGTTTACA encodes:
- the asrA gene encoding anaerobic sulfite reductase subunit AsrA produces the protein MGYKLKKTDVNNIFDNLLTEYDIYAPKLFLGEGTYSDTDRVRYGKVENIDEIVFDRKAEYSSKEILLPISETLFFFTEDEVKEASTTKKGAVIFLRSCDLHAIKRMDDIYLKNGYEDFYYKRLREKTKFILMGCEKSFEKCFCVSMETNKTDEYAAYLKIVDDKVYVDAKEEEFIKLFSIGESIEVKPDFVNENNKKVSVPENLSLDIINSKMWEDYSARCIACGRCNFVCPTCTCNTMQDIFYSDNGKVGERRRVWASCQVDGFTEMAGGHTFRADKGQRMRFKVMHKVYDYKKKWGYHMCVGCGRCDDICPEYISFSNCVNKLENGMKEVSSNE
- the asrC gene encoding sulfite reductase subunit C gives rise to the protein MDLNTKKIKKNAFRVTKVRGLTASRVRVPGGHLQADLLGKIQEISQIYGNGSVHITTRQGFEIPGIKYEDIDKVNELLQPIIESLGINQEIPGKGYTSAGTRNVSACIGNNVCPFANYNTTNFAKRIEKAIFPNDLHFKVALTGCPNDCIKARMHDFGIIGMTEPQYDKDRCVSCGACVRACKKKSVDALKAVNYKIVRNEEKCIGCGECVINCPTGAWTRSKEKYYKLVIMGRSGKRNPRLAEDFLIWADEQSIIKIILNTYKFVDMYIDKSAPGGKEHIGYIIDRVGFEEYKKWALEGIEFLEKTIVKQCVYWNGVHF
- a CDS encoding spore coat protein CotJB yields the protein MYEKDLLDSIRIYQFCGVELNLFLDNFPDNEDAKKDYDTVSAKLTCLINEYEKNFSPLTNFGTSFKEDPRSWIEKPWPWENDD
- a CDS encoding M13-type metalloendopeptidase, coding for MIKYKKIARTLALILSVFIINSFINYDVFASEAITQSNNEIRLQDNFYETVNKEWLEKSILKQDEEAKSTFTETKDKVNNDTKRIFNDLLIHENKYLSNTDEKKIINLYNNSINISERNNQGAEPIKKYTKKIKEAKNINELTKLLGDPTINIFSNLINFSVGSDIYDNKNNALYISSTRLVLGDSDQYRNETDKTKNNKENMEKYLINILILSGYSREEANKKVSNLFYFENQLASSIIGVNEFADYYNNQENNYKTYKISDINELSNNLDLSYIIKNLGYENVDKVILFEPKWLDKLNEIYNEENLQVIKDYTEVCMISAASKYLSENFRNEYLALQKSLYDIDNISLEDETKELVKKNFNSALSKLYVGEVFSEEIKSDVKNITEEIINTYSNRIKNLEWMSASTKDNAIKKLKNIKVNIGYPEEWTDYSNLEIKSYKEGGSFLENIINLEKFSYKKPVNAKKSFNKISPEDVNAYYDAESNEITIPAAILQKPFYDINESKEKNLGGLGVIIGHEITHAFDNNGSKFDENGKIKNWWTDEDYKKYEDKIKKIEEVYGNIEALPGIKVNGEITLGENIADIGSMTCMLDILDNIPNANYDEFFRNFATVWRDITTEEYKVLLLKIDSHSPSDIRVNTVLQQFEKFYEIYNVTENDDMYIKVKDRLSIW
- a CDS encoding manganese catalase family protein: MWYYVKTLEHPINLKCKDLQMAKYLVSQYGGPDGELSAALRYLNQRYTMPTGKSKGLLTDIGTEEMAHVEMLATMIYQLMENATLDELKEAGLGGHYVDHGKALFYTDATGNPWTATYIQAKGDVIADLHEDMAAEQKARATYEHLIQLTDEQDIKDVLKFLREREVVHYQRFGEALMNVQDHLCKK
- a CDS encoding spore coat associated protein CotJA, encoding MYKKDDCNFKLKEYARAFILPQPYENLFTCKEGFTKGTIFKDLYEPYDEKKKSKC
- the asrB gene encoding anaerobic sulfite reductase subunit AsrB, which produces MSKNEYIPFLSEIKEVIKHTDVEYTFRMEFCGDVKPGQFFEVSLPKFGEAPISVSGIGENTVDLTIRRVGKVTNEIFNNYVGDKLYLRGPYGNGFNINEYKGKDLIIVAGGTGLSPVKGVVDYFSNNIEEVNSFTLISGFKSPKDILFKSDIKDWDEKINLIITVDNADENYDGKVGLVTKYIPELDIKDLNNVAVIVVGPPMMMKFTVAGFLKLRIEENNIWISQERKMCCGIGKCGHCKIDDTYICLDGPVFNYSKGKSLLD